The DNA region ACAATGATGATAATGAAGAAGACTTTTATGAGATAGATTAAAAAAGATAAAAAATTTTATCTTATATTTTAGCACTTAATTATATTTAATGTATTCATTTTTTAATTAAAATTTTATACCGTTTTTAAAATAATTTTTTTATTTTAATAATACCCAACACACATACTATCAGTAATTTTAATACGCTTTTCAAAAGGTGTGGGACTAAAAAAATGACATTTTTCTATATAAATATGCTGATAATAATTCAATCCTAAAAAATCATAAAATTTTTTTAAATTAACAAATTTAATTCCAGAAATTTCTTTAAGTTCTAAAAGCTTATAAATAGAAGAATGATTATTTTTTACTAAATGTGATGGAGCTAAACCCGTAAAAGAACAAAAAGCACTGGCTAATACAAAACCATTTAAATTGGTGCATTTTTTTAAAGCTTGTTCATGTTTTTTTAAGATACAATTTTTATGTAAAAATATAATTCTAGTACCTTGATATCTACCTATTTCAACATCTTTCCAAAATTTATAAGCATTTTTTGAAATTCCCGCAAAACGATGAAACTCAG from Campylobacter hepaticus includes:
- the cheQ gene encoding cheVAW transcriptional regulator CheQ, whose amino-acid sequence is MMKSLILPPNEFLDHYILNTEFHRFAGISKNAYKFWKDVEIGRYQGTRIIFLHKNCILKKHEQALKKCTNLNGFVLASAFCSFTGLAPSHLVKNNHSSIYKLLELKEISGIKFVNLKKFYDFLGLNYYQHIYIEKCHFFSPTPFEKRIKITDSMCVGYY